One genomic window of Polyangium aurulentum includes the following:
- a CDS encoding UvrD-helicase domain-containing protein, with product MRYHADLHVHSRFSRATSSDLDLAQLAYWARRKGITVLGTGDFTHPAWLAELKEQLLPAEPGLYRLRDDLERAVDERLEGPCRGVTRFMLSVEISTIYKKGERVRKIHHLVYVPDFEAAERLVRTLARIGNLNADGRPILGLDSRHLLEAVLESSPGSYLVPAHIWTPWFSVLGSKAGFDAVDECYGDLAQHIFAVETGLSSDPAMNWRLSSLDRFRLVSSSDAHSPQKLGREATVFDGPLDYFALRHALETGEGFGGTLEFFPEEGKYHLDGHRACNVRMEPAETLARGELCPGCGRPVTVGVLHRVEALADRAEGDKPAGAPDFKNLVPLPEVLAELAGTGASSKAVDKSYRGLLSRIGPELFILEEAPLEVLTRAGSSLLAEAIGRMREGVVRREAGYDGEYGTIRLFSPEELRRRPVVALLFAEDDPPPPERKAAEAPREKRAPKKRAASPAEPAAPLFSAAEKNDEGSVLGGLDPDQRAAAAVVRGPLLVIAGPGTGKTRTLTHRIAHLVAEQGVPPERILAITFTRRAADEMRERLVALLGERGERAAAMTFHALGLSILQEHGGADVTLAGEQERIAIVAGALSVPQRKAERLVERISKLKRRAVKRAQAGALPPELFTPGTELDRAWSAYEEAMTARGLVDFDDLVGLSVELCETRPEVLAALRERYSFVLVDEYQDVDDRQYRLLCLLAGESGNLCAIGDPDQAIYGFRGSDVSYFFRFREDFPAASVVRLGKNYRSTRTIVDAALGVIAPSPTLGERVLRPLVEDDSRILIHEAPSERAEAEMVVHTIERMIGGSSFFSMDSGRVEAAGEGTLGFSDFAILFRTDAQAEALCEALRRSGMPFQRRTHDRVAERAAARAIVRAFVEATPAADGALAERLRIAAAKVREEVAHVPAEPAEEGEGPRVGEPEVDAALALLLPIAERSAGSFERFLLEVAIEVEVDSWDPRADRISLLTLHASKGLEFRVVFVVGCEDGLLPLRFAGRPEETDVDEERRLFYVGMTRARERLFLTHARQRMRHGKPAEAHVSPFVREIEERLLDRQRAEKAAKPGLSKKQLTLF from the coding sequence GTGCGTTATCATGCGGACCTCCACGTGCACTCGCGCTTTTCTCGCGCGACGAGCAGCGATCTCGACCTCGCGCAGCTCGCCTACTGGGCTCGACGAAAGGGCATCACGGTCCTCGGGACCGGCGATTTCACGCATCCGGCGTGGCTCGCGGAGCTCAAGGAGCAGCTCCTGCCGGCCGAGCCGGGCCTCTACCGGCTGCGCGACGATCTCGAGCGCGCGGTGGACGAGCGGCTCGAGGGCCCTTGTCGCGGCGTCACGCGCTTCATGCTCTCGGTCGAGATATCGACCATCTACAAGAAGGGCGAGCGGGTTCGCAAGATTCACCACCTCGTCTACGTGCCCGATTTCGAGGCGGCCGAGCGGCTCGTGCGCACGCTCGCGCGCATCGGCAACCTGAACGCGGATGGCAGGCCCATCCTCGGGCTCGACTCGCGGCACCTGCTCGAGGCGGTGCTCGAGTCGAGCCCGGGATCGTACCTCGTGCCCGCGCACATCTGGACGCCGTGGTTCAGCGTGCTCGGCTCGAAGGCGGGCTTCGACGCGGTGGACGAGTGCTATGGCGACCTCGCGCAGCACATCTTTGCGGTCGAGACGGGGCTCTCCTCGGATCCGGCCATGAACTGGCGGCTGTCGTCGCTCGATCGGTTCCGGCTCGTCTCCAGCTCCGACGCGCACTCGCCGCAGAAGCTCGGGCGCGAGGCCACGGTCTTCGACGGCCCGCTCGACTACTTCGCGCTCCGTCACGCGCTCGAGACCGGCGAGGGGTTTGGCGGGACGCTCGAGTTCTTCCCCGAAGAGGGCAAATACCACCTCGACGGCCACCGCGCGTGCAACGTGCGCATGGAGCCTGCGGAGACGCTCGCGCGGGGCGAGCTGTGCCCCGGGTGCGGGCGGCCCGTGACGGTGGGGGTCCTGCACCGGGTCGAGGCGCTCGCCGATCGCGCCGAGGGAGACAAACCCGCGGGCGCGCCCGATTTCAAGAACCTCGTGCCGCTGCCGGAGGTGCTCGCCGAGCTCGCGGGCACGGGCGCGTCGAGCAAGGCCGTGGACAAGAGCTACCGGGGCCTGCTCTCGCGCATCGGTCCCGAGCTGTTCATTCTCGAGGAGGCGCCGCTCGAGGTCCTGACGCGCGCCGGCTCCTCGCTCCTCGCCGAGGCGATCGGTCGCATGCGCGAGGGCGTCGTGCGGCGCGAGGCTGGCTATGACGGCGAGTACGGGACGATCCGCCTCTTCTCGCCCGAAGAGTTGAGGCGCCGGCCCGTCGTTGCCTTGCTCTTCGCGGAGGACGATCCTCCGCCGCCCGAGCGGAAGGCCGCCGAAGCGCCCCGGGAGAAGCGCGCCCCGAAGAAGCGCGCGGCATCGCCGGCCGAGCCCGCGGCGCCGCTGTTTTCCGCGGCTGAAAAGAACGATGAGGGCTCGGTGCTCGGCGGCCTCGATCCGGATCAACGCGCCGCTGCCGCCGTCGTCCGTGGCCCGCTGCTCGTGATTGCGGGGCCTGGCACGGGCAAGACGCGCACGCTCACCCACCGAATCGCGCACCTCGTCGCCGAGCAGGGGGTTCCTCCCGAAAGGATACTCGCGATCACCTTCACGCGCCGGGCCGCGGACGAGATGCGCGAGCGGCTCGTGGCCCTGCTCGGCGAGAGGGGCGAGCGGGCCGCCGCCATGACCTTCCACGCGCTCGGGCTCTCCATTCTGCAGGAGCACGGCGGGGCGGACGTCACGCTCGCGGGGGAGCAGGAGCGGATTGCGATCGTCGCGGGCGCGCTCTCGGTGCCGCAGCGCAAGGCCGAGCGCCTCGTCGAGCGCATCTCGAAGCTCAAGCGCCGCGCCGTCAAGCGCGCGCAGGCGGGTGCGCTGCCGCCCGAGCTCTTCACGCCAGGAACCGAGCTCGACCGGGCGTGGAGCGCGTACGAGGAGGCGATGACCGCGCGCGGGCTCGTCGATTTCGACGATCTCGTGGGCCTGTCCGTCGAGCTGTGCGAGACGCGGCCCGAGGTGCTCGCCGCGCTGCGGGAGCGGTACTCTTTCGTGCTCGTCGACGAATACCAGGACGTCGACGACCGGCAATACCGCCTGCTCTGCTTGCTCGCGGGGGAGAGCGGCAATCTCTGCGCGATCGGCGATCCCGACCAGGCCATTTATGGCTTCCGCGGCTCGGACGTATCGTACTTCTTCCGCTTCCGCGAGGACTTTCCCGCGGCCAGCGTCGTGCGGCTCGGGAAGAACTACCGCTCGACGCGCACCATCGTCGACGCGGCGCTCGGGGTCATCGCGCCCTCGCCCACGCTCGGCGAGCGCGTGCTCAGGCCCCTCGTCGAGGACGACAGCCGCATCCTCATTCACGAGGCCCCGAGCGAGCGCGCCGAGGCCGAGATGGTGGTCCACACCATCGAGCGAATGATCGGCGGCTCGTCCTTCTTTTCGATGGACAGCGGCCGGGTGGAGGCCGCGGGGGAGGGGACCCTGGGCTTCTCCGATTTCGCGATCCTCTTCCGCACCGACGCCCAGGCCGAGGCGCTTTGCGAGGCGCTTCGACGCTCGGGCATGCCCTTCCAGCGGCGCACGCACGACCGCGTGGCCGAGCGCGCGGCTGCGAGGGCCATCGTGCGTGCGTTTGTCGAGGCGACCCCGGCCGCGGACGGGGCGCTGGCGGAGCGATTGCGGATCGCGGCCGCGAAGGTGCGCGAGGAGGTGGCCCATGTGCCGGCCGAGCCCGCGGAGGAGGGCGAGGGGCCCCGCGTCGGCGAACCGGAGGTGGACGCGGCGCTCGCGCTGCTCTTGCCCATTGCGGAGCGATCCGCGGGGAGCTTCGAGCGATTCTTGCTCGAGGTGGCCATCGAGGTGGAGGTCGACTCGTGGGACCCGCGCGCGGACCGGATCTCGCTGCTCACGCTGCACGCGTCGAAGGGCCTCGAGTTCCGCGTGGTGTTCGTGGTCGGGTGCGAGGACGGCCTTTTGCCCCTGCGCTTCGCGGGCCGGCCCGAGGAGACGGACGTGGACGAGGAGCGGCGGCTGTTTTACGTGGGCATGACCCGGGCGCGCGAGCGGCTGTTTCTGACCCACGCGCGGCAGCGAATGCGGCACGGAAAGCCGGCCGAGGCCCATGTGTCGCCGTTCGTGCGCGAGATCGAGGAGAGGCTGCTCGACCGACAGCGGGCCGAGAAGGCGGCGAAGCCGGGGCTGTCGAAGAAGCAACTCACCCTCTTCTGA
- a CDS encoding YciI-like protein has product MPYFALFYDVVDDYLTRRAQFRDEHLGLARAAHARGELVLAGAFSDPADRALLVFRAPDRSVAEEFARKDPYVIHGLVARWEVRPWTVVIGNEPDAGPARGAS; this is encoded by the coding sequence ATGCCGTATTTCGCCCTCTTCTACGACGTGGTCGACGATTACCTCACCCGCCGCGCGCAGTTTCGCGACGAGCACCTCGGCCTCGCCCGCGCCGCCCACGCCCGCGGCGAGCTCGTTCTCGCGGGTGCCTTCAGCGATCCGGCCGACCGCGCGCTGCTCGTCTTCCGCGCCCCGGACCGATCCGTCGCCGAGGAATTCGCCCGCAAAGATCCTTATGTGATCCACGGCCTCGTCGCGCGCTGGGAAGTGCGGCCGTGGACCGTCGTCATCGGCAATGAGCCCGACGCTGGCCCGGCGAGGGGAGCGTCGTGA
- a CDS encoding ATP-grasp domain-containing protein — protein sequence MNIFILDGDSNASRAVVQSLGRKGYTCWLGATSTRHPAFASRYVAEKILYPDPMADKAAFKAWIAGFVRTHQFDLVIPTTERTLVPLHEMRADPVLAPIAAIPPPRALERSLDKEALRALATELGVPTPPSLLARSMKDLDDPRVDAWLEGGAIVVKSTKSKVWAGSSAKDFTTEIITRRDALLARVREQVAMTPVQIQPWLPGRGVGVELLVRRGEIVLSFAHERLHELPLTGGGSSYRRAIETPAAMLEDAARLARALDYHGVAMVEYRFDPETGRYWLMEVNARFWGSLPLAIFAGADFPAALVAMHLFDKRPDGPPPRTDVTARLFARDLQWTKAIVKNREGGPYLLTRPLGESLLEWSRIFTGRETWDGASLADPAPLVQEVYEAAREEFSAMGRKLRRAALLQAAQRASRQRMRELGNARRLLLLCHGNICRSAYAEARLRTDPRLAGVEVRSAGFHRAPGRKSPDHFRQVAAARGVELETHRSRIVDPEDVRWADAIVVMDQRNYDLLRELSPEALGKVVWLGSLGEGRGPEIADPYSEAPEKIAVILDQMDRCLERFADSVQAG from the coding sequence ATGAATATCTTCATTCTCGACGGTGACAGCAACGCCTCCCGCGCGGTGGTCCAGAGCCTCGGAAGAAAAGGCTACACCTGCTGGCTCGGCGCGACGAGCACGCGCCACCCCGCGTTCGCCTCGCGCTACGTCGCGGAGAAGATCCTCTATCCGGACCCCATGGCCGACAAAGCCGCCTTCAAGGCGTGGATCGCCGGATTCGTTCGGACACACCAGTTCGATCTCGTCATCCCGACGACCGAGCGCACGCTCGTGCCGCTGCACGAGATGCGCGCCGATCCCGTCCTCGCCCCGATCGCGGCCATCCCGCCCCCGCGCGCCCTCGAGCGGAGCCTCGACAAGGAAGCCTTGCGGGCGCTCGCGACCGAGCTGGGCGTGCCCACGCCCCCGAGCCTGCTCGCACGCTCGATGAAGGACCTCGACGATCCGCGCGTCGACGCGTGGCTCGAAGGAGGCGCGATCGTCGTGAAGAGCACGAAATCGAAGGTCTGGGCGGGGAGCTCGGCGAAGGATTTCACGACGGAGATCATCACGCGCCGAGACGCGCTCCTCGCGCGCGTGCGCGAGCAGGTGGCGATGACGCCCGTGCAGATCCAGCCGTGGTTGCCCGGGCGCGGGGTCGGGGTCGAGCTGCTCGTGCGGCGCGGGGAGATCGTCCTCTCCTTTGCGCACGAGCGGCTGCACGAGCTGCCCCTCACCGGCGGCGGCAGCTCCTACCGGCGGGCCATCGAGACGCCGGCCGCGATGCTCGAGGACGCGGCGCGGCTCGCGCGGGCGCTCGACTACCACGGGGTCGCGATGGTGGAATACCGCTTCGATCCCGAGACGGGCCGCTACTGGCTGATGGAGGTGAACGCGCGCTTCTGGGGCTCGCTGCCGCTCGCGATCTTCGCCGGCGCCGACTTCCCCGCGGCGCTCGTGGCAATGCACCTCTTCGACAAACGCCCGGACGGGCCCCCGCCGCGCACCGACGTCACGGCCCGGCTCTTCGCGCGGGATCTGCAATGGACGAAGGCGATCGTGAAGAACCGCGAGGGCGGGCCGTACCTGCTCACGCGGCCGCTCGGCGAGAGCCTGCTCGAGTGGAGCCGGATCTTCACCGGGCGCGAGACGTGGGACGGCGCGAGCCTCGCCGATCCCGCTCCCCTCGTGCAGGAGGTGTACGAGGCGGCGCGCGAGGAATTCTCGGCGATGGGGCGCAAGCTGCGCCGGGCGGCGCTCCTGCAAGCCGCGCAGCGGGCGTCGAGACAGAGGATGCGCGAGCTCGGCAATGCGAGGCGCCTTCTGCTCCTCTGCCACGGCAACATCTGCCGCAGCGCCTATGCCGAGGCGCGCCTGCGGACCGATCCGCGCCTCGCGGGCGTGGAGGTGCGCTCGGCGGGATTCCACAGGGCGCCCGGCCGAAAGAGCCCCGACCATTTCCGGCAGGTCGCGGCGGCGCGCGGGGTCGAGCTCGAGACGCACCGATCGCGGATCGTCGATCCCGAGGACGTGCGCTGGGCCGACGCGATCGTGGTGATGGACCAGCGCAACTACGATCTGCTGCGCGAGCTGTCGCCCGAGGCGCTCGGCAAGGTGGTCTGGCTCGGATCGCTCGGCGAGGGGCGCGGGCCCGAGATCGCCGATCCCTACAGCGAGGCGCCGGAGAAGATCGCGGTCATCCTCGACCAGATGGACCGCTGCCTCGAGCGGTTCGCCGATTCGGTCCAGGCAGGGTGA
- a CDS encoding ATP-binding protein: MFLWNDELGSPTSPEANAGEGEGSVLDRIHPDDRAAFRAAWREAAAYGEPFYAEARLRRRDGAFLPAAFTAEQVPPEGDAPALWLGLIDLLEPDAPAPHVDPRESMRPEEVARRNGVALEIARSCQESSGQGLPHNDLLSIVAHELRTPLNAIVGWTHMLRAGTLSPERQTHAVDVIARNAALQTQIISDLLDLSRTMAGKLHIDACEIDLADVLCAAMETVLPLAEGGRVRLRVEAPADGARVLGDACRLQQVVCNLLTNAIKFSPPGEEITVRLWRVGDEAVIAVRDHGEGIRHDSLAHVFDRFWQADASCARKHGGLGIGLSITRDLVALHGGTIDASSDGLGCGSTFTVRLPLASAQRGRDARAPLLADEHDLRGLEVLVVEDEADAREVVASLLEERGAIVREAANAADAFLAVQTLKPHVVISDIGMPGEDGLSLMRRIRALPPERGGSAVAIALSAYAREEDQAAAIAAGFDAHIEKPVPADRLVSAVVRLSRREVALAS, translated from the coding sequence ATGTTCTTATGGAATGACGAGCTCGGATCCCCGACCTCGCCCGAGGCAAACGCCGGCGAGGGGGAGGGCAGCGTGCTCGATCGAATCCATCCGGACGACCGCGCCGCGTTCCGCGCGGCCTGGCGAGAGGCGGCCGCGTACGGCGAGCCCTTCTACGCCGAGGCGCGCTTGCGGCGGCGCGATGGAGCGTTCCTGCCCGCGGCCTTCACCGCCGAGCAGGTCCCTCCCGAAGGCGACGCGCCCGCCCTGTGGCTCGGCCTCATCGACCTGCTCGAGCCAGACGCGCCCGCGCCGCACGTCGATCCGCGCGAGTCGATGCGCCCCGAAGAGGTGGCCCGGAGAAACGGCGTCGCCCTGGAGATCGCGCGCTCGTGCCAGGAGAGCAGCGGCCAGGGCTTGCCGCACAACGATCTGCTGTCGATCGTCGCGCACGAGCTGCGCACGCCGCTCAACGCGATCGTCGGATGGACGCACATGCTGCGCGCGGGCACGCTGTCGCCCGAGCGACAAACCCACGCGGTCGACGTCATCGCGCGCAACGCGGCGCTGCAGACGCAGATCATCTCGGACCTGCTCGATCTGAGCCGCACCATGGCGGGCAAGCTGCACATCGACGCCTGCGAGATCGATCTCGCCGACGTGCTGTGCGCGGCCATGGAGACGGTGCTGCCGCTGGCCGAAGGGGGCCGGGTCCGCTTGCGCGTCGAGGCCCCGGCCGATGGCGCGCGCGTGCTCGGCGACGCGTGCCGGCTGCAGCAGGTCGTGTGCAACCTGCTGACGAACGCGATCAAGTTCTCACCGCCCGGCGAGGAGATCACGGTGCGCCTCTGGCGCGTCGGGGACGAGGCCGTGATCGCGGTGCGCGACCACGGCGAGGGCATCCGGCACGACTCGCTCGCGCACGTCTTCGACCGCTTCTGGCAGGCCGACGCGAGCTGCGCGCGCAAGCACGGAGGCCTCGGCATCGGGCTGTCCATCACGCGCGACCTCGTCGCGCTGCACGGCGGCACCATCGACGCGAGCAGCGACGGGCTCGGCTGCGGCAGCACGTTCACCGTGCGCCTGCCGCTCGCGTCCGCGCAGCGAGGGAGGGACGCGCGCGCGCCGCTGCTCGCCGACGAGCACGACCTGCGCGGCCTCGAGGTGCTGGTCGTCGAGGACGAGGCCGACGCGCGCGAGGTGGTGGCGTCGCTGCTCGAGGAGCGCGGGGCGATCGTGCGCGAGGCGGCGAACGCGGCCGACGCGTTCCTCGCGGTGCAGACGCTCAAGCCTCACGTCGTGATCTCGGACATCGGCATGCCGGGAGAGGATGGCCTGTCGCTCATGCGCCGCATCCGCGCGCTGCCGCCCGAGCGCGGGGGCAGCGCGGTGGCGATCGCGCTCTCGGCGTACGCGCGCGAAGAGGATCAGGCCGCCGCGATCGCCGCGGGCTTCGACGCGCACATCGAGAAGCCCGTGCCCGCCGATCGGCTCGTCTCCGCGGTGGTTCGTCTCTCCAGGCGCGAAGTGGCCCTGGCCAGCTAA
- a CDS encoding radical SAM/SPASM domain-containing protein, producing the protein MAEPAIPPTTPAPRARRPEDGDASKPLYAVWELTMKCDQPCQHCGSRAGHARSEELSTAEVLAVSDSLARLGCREIVLIGGEAYLREDIHVIVRHLAGHGIRVGMQTGGRAMTRDRARALKESGLSQLGVSIDGTAEIHDALRGNRGSHAAALRALEAAVEAGLVVTSNTQINRLNMHVLPEIARTVRARSVRAWQVQLTVPMGRAADHPEWIVEPWQVVPIIDTLAEIQREAAAEHQGSGPVFDVVAGNNLGYFGPHEMLLRSRPGGHEAHWSGCNAGVSAIGIESDGTVKGCPSLPTAPYAGGNVRELSLEQIWEHSEAVRFARDRTEEELWGFCKTCYFASYCRAGCSWTAHCTLGKRGNYPFCYHRVKMLERRGVRERIVQRRRAPAEPYDFGLFELVEGPMDAAEEPKVLPAAAGEGARRRLPLAE; encoded by the coding sequence ATGGCCGAGCCCGCGATTCCCCCGACGACCCCCGCGCCCCGCGCGCGCCGGCCCGAAGACGGCGACGCGTCCAAGCCCCTTTATGCGGTCTGGGAGCTGACGATGAAATGCGATCAGCCCTGCCAGCATTGCGGTTCGCGCGCGGGCCACGCCCGGTCCGAGGAGCTGTCCACGGCCGAGGTGCTCGCCGTGAGCGATTCCCTCGCCCGCCTCGGCTGTCGTGAGATCGTGCTCATCGGCGGCGAGGCGTACCTGCGCGAGGACATCCACGTCATCGTGCGCCACCTGGCGGGCCACGGCATTCGCGTCGGAATGCAGACCGGCGGCCGCGCCATGACGCGCGACAGGGCCCGGGCGCTGAAAGAATCGGGGCTGAGCCAGCTCGGCGTTTCGATCGACGGGACGGCCGAGATCCACGACGCCTTGCGCGGCAATCGGGGCAGCCACGCGGCCGCGCTGCGCGCCCTCGAGGCCGCCGTCGAGGCGGGGCTCGTCGTCACCTCGAACACGCAGATCAATCGCCTCAATATGCACGTCTTGCCCGAGATCGCCCGGACGGTCCGCGCGCGCTCCGTGCGGGCGTGGCAGGTGCAGCTCACCGTGCCCATGGGGCGTGCGGCCGATCATCCGGAGTGGATCGTCGAGCCCTGGCAGGTGGTCCCCATCATCGACACGCTCGCCGAGATCCAGCGCGAGGCGGCGGCCGAGCACCAGGGCTCGGGGCCGGTGTTCGACGTGGTGGCCGGCAACAACCTCGGCTATTTCGGCCCGCACGAGATGCTCCTGCGCTCGCGCCCCGGCGGCCACGAGGCGCACTGGAGCGGGTGCAACGCGGGGGTCTCGGCCATCGGGATCGAATCCGACGGCACCGTGAAGGGCTGCCCCTCGCTGCCCACGGCGCCTTACGCCGGCGGCAACGTGCGCGAGCTGTCGCTCGAGCAGATCTGGGAGCACTCCGAGGCGGTGCGCTTCGCCCGCGACAGGACCGAGGAGGAGCTCTGGGGCTTCTGCAAGACCTGCTATTTCGCGTCGTATTGCCGGGCGGGCTGCTCGTGGACGGCCCATTGCACGCTCGGAAAGCGCGGCAATTACCCGTTCTGTTATCACCGCGTCAAGATGCTCGAGCGGCGGGGCGTGCGCGAGCGCATCGTGCAGCGCCGGCGGGCGCCGGCCGAGCCGTACGATTTCGGCCTCTTCGAGCTCGTCGAGGGGCCGATGGACGCCGCCGAAGAGCCGAAGGTCCTGCCGGCGGCGGCGGGGGAGGGCGCGCGTCGCAGGCTGCCGCTCGCGGAGTGA
- a CDS encoding polysaccharide deacetylase family protein: MITSTTTKRKPLAESKRTRIAHALETLGLLDRLLWLRGKLRTPVITALTYHRVADAAQIGELDPEVAETDAAGFAEQIAVIKQNSTIVSLSEVRLFLRGKRLPPNPVLIGFDDGYADCHDVALPILQKAGVTGTFFVPTAYPGSGRLFAWDRIRMIIGRSKAESIKLSYPVPLHLELRKDPEEAKRRLLWFVKRTPGIDIDRLWEELEGATGVHIDPDEERDLASRTIMGWDKVRRLHDAGMSVQSHSHTHRVLSTMTPDEARRDLQLSRKILSEVLEHDVRTVAYPVGHRLSPPFMRAVRDAGFDLGFLNNAGLCVVPRVDPLNVPRIAVDRDHVGALYRLLLLVGTRPHPLTVA, from the coding sequence ATGATCACGTCGACCACCACCAAGCGCAAACCCCTCGCCGAATCCAAGCGCACGCGCATCGCGCACGCGCTCGAGACGCTCGGCCTGCTCGATCGGCTGCTGTGGCTGCGCGGCAAGCTGCGCACGCCGGTGATCACGGCGCTCACCTACCACCGCGTCGCCGACGCGGCGCAGATTGGCGAGCTCGATCCCGAGGTGGCGGAGACCGACGCGGCGGGGTTCGCCGAGCAGATCGCGGTGATCAAGCAGAACAGCACGATCGTCTCCCTCTCGGAAGTGCGGCTGTTCCTGCGGGGAAAGCGCCTGCCGCCGAACCCGGTGCTCATCGGCTTCGACGACGGCTACGCCGATTGCCACGACGTCGCGCTGCCCATCCTGCAGAAGGCGGGGGTCACGGGCACGTTCTTCGTGCCCACCGCTTACCCCGGATCGGGGCGGCTCTTCGCGTGGGACCGGATCCGGATGATCATCGGGCGAAGCAAGGCCGAGAGCATCAAGCTTTCGTATCCGGTGCCGCTCCACCTCGAGCTCCGAAAGGACCCGGAGGAGGCGAAGCGGCGGCTGCTCTGGTTCGTCAAGCGCACGCCGGGCATCGACATCGATCGCCTCTGGGAGGAGCTGGAAGGAGCCACGGGCGTCCACATCGACCCGGACGAAGAGCGCGATCTCGCGTCCCGAACGATCATGGGCTGGGACAAGGTGCGGAGGCTGCACGACGCCGGGATGAGCGTGCAATCGCATTCGCACACCCACCGCGTGCTCTCGACCATGACGCCCGACGAGGCGCGGCGGGATCTCCAGCTCTCGCGCAAGATCCTGAGCGAGGTGCTCGAGCACGACGTGCGGACGGTGGCGTATCCCGTCGGCCATCGATTGAGCCCGCCTTTCATGCGCGCGGTGCGCGACGCGGGCTTCGATCTCGGGTTTTTGAACAACGCGGGGCTGTGCGTCGTGCCGCGCGTCGACCCGTTGAACGTGCCGCGCATCGCGGTGGATCGCGATCACGTGGGGGCGCTCTACCGGCTGCTCCTGCTCGTCGGGACCCGGCCGCACCCGCTCACGGTCGCCTGA